The Mangifera indica cultivar Alphonso chromosome 8, CATAS_Mindica_2.1, whole genome shotgun sequence genome has a window encoding:
- the LOC123223521 gene encoding F-box/LRR-repeat protein At5g63520-like isoform X1: MDTGQPSSSSNNYKTDSGLVLKNEDLLYSILCKLPARSFASSAWVCKIWHKVCNQILARPKIASAFSLHTTSRIAVNEVVDKVLSAPIRPHFAIANVGSGFHFNQTIQWLARGLGSQTPIIVSHARGIMGRHAVTDQFQEAKFADFDYHACIHEGSTGILLIVGSVPGVKVDAIPLLKLKRQIQGKFSSIL, translated from the exons ATGGATACTGGGCAACCTTCTTCGTCTAGTAACAACTACAAGACTGATAGTGGTCTTGTTTTGAAGAACGAAGACCTTCTTTATAGCATATTGTGTAAACTGCCCGCCCGGTCCTTTGCTTCATCGGCATGGGTTTGCAAAATTTGGCACAAAGTCTGCAATCAGATCCTCGCTCGCCCTAAAATCGCCTCCGCTTTTTCCCTCCACACTACCTCTCGG ATAGCTGTAAACGAGGTTGTTGATAAGGTGCTATCAGCACCCATTCGACCACATTTTGCCATTGCAAACGTGGGCAGCGGATTTCACTTTAACCAGACCATTCAATGG TTAGCACGAGGTTTGGGATCCCAAACTCCAATTATTGTGTCGCATGCTCGTGGAATAATGGGCAGACATGCTGTCACTGATCAGTTTCAAGAG GCGAAATTTGCGGATTTTGACTATCATGCTTGTATACACGAAGGAAGCACAGGGATTTTATTGATAGTAGGCTCTGTTCCGGGAGTAAAAGTTGATGCTATTCCGCTACTAAAGCTAAAGAGG caGATACAGGGAAAATTCAGTTCCATCTTGTAG
- the LOC123223521 gene encoding F-box/LRR-repeat protein At5g63520-like isoform X2 produces the protein MDTGQPSSSSNNYKTDSGLVLKNEDLLYSILCKLPARSFASSAWVCKIWHKVCNQILARPKIASAFSLHTTSRIAVNEVVDKVLSAPIRPHFAIANVGSGFHFNQTIQWLARGLGSQTPIIVSHARGIMGRHAVTDQFQEAKFADFDYHACIHEGSTGILLIVGSVPGVKVDAIPLLKLKRIQGKFSSIL, from the exons ATGGATACTGGGCAACCTTCTTCGTCTAGTAACAACTACAAGACTGATAGTGGTCTTGTTTTGAAGAACGAAGACCTTCTTTATAGCATATTGTGTAAACTGCCCGCCCGGTCCTTTGCTTCATCGGCATGGGTTTGCAAAATTTGGCACAAAGTCTGCAATCAGATCCTCGCTCGCCCTAAAATCGCCTCCGCTTTTTCCCTCCACACTACCTCTCGG ATAGCTGTAAACGAGGTTGTTGATAAGGTGCTATCAGCACCCATTCGACCACATTTTGCCATTGCAAACGTGGGCAGCGGATTTCACTTTAACCAGACCATTCAATGG TTAGCACGAGGTTTGGGATCCCAAACTCCAATTATTGTGTCGCATGCTCGTGGAATAATGGGCAGACATGCTGTCACTGATCAGTTTCAAGAG GCGAAATTTGCGGATTTTGACTATCATGCTTGTATACACGAAGGAAGCACAGGGATTTTATTGATAGTAGGCTCTGTTCCGGGAGTAAAAGTTGATGCTATTCCGCTACTAAAGCTAAAGAGG ATACAGGGAAAATTCAGTTCCATCTTGTAG